The Lottiidibacillus patelloidae genome contains the following window.
GAGAATGTTGAACCGACTAACATCCCAGCAATAAATAAGCAAATAGTTAAAGCAGTAAAGGAATGTTCTAATAAACTTGCTAAAGTAAAGCTAATAAATCCGAGAAAAAGAATTGTTTTCAAAACGATACTCCGGCCAAATTTATCACTGATCATTCCTAAAGGTAATTGAAAGATAATTGCTCCAATTGCAAATGCTGCTAAAATAATTGAAACACTTGGCACATCGAGCCCGATTCGCAATGCATAGACTGGAAAACTACCATTAAGTGAAGCTTCTAAAAATCCGTATATGAGTGGCGGTAAAAAAGCGACCCAAGCATACTTCCAGGCAGTTGAAAAACGTTTAAGTGTATCAAAAAATGAGTTTACACCAATATCTTGTTCGGGAAGTTCATTTTTAAGTGCAAATAAAAATAGCCAAGCGATTAAACATAATAAGGACGATACGATAAAAGGAATTGCTTCATTTATTTCAACAAGTGGTGTCATTAATGGCCCTAATGCAAAGCCAATTCCAAAAAAAAGTCCATAAAGTGAAATGTTACGTCCTCGTCTATTCTCAGGTGAAAAGTCGGTAATCCATGTTTGGGTTGCAAAATGTAAGGCGTGATCGCCAACACCGATTGCTAAACGGAGAAAGAACCAAAACCAAAAAGATTGCCATAACGGAAATAAGGCAAGAGAGACTATAACTAACAATCCGCCTAAGATAATAATTGGCTTATATCCAAATTTTCTTAGTGGTTGTTCCATAAACGGAGATGCTAAAAGAATACCTATGTATAATGCAGTAGCATTAAGACCATTTAAAAATGAAGAGACCCCATTATTTTCAAAAATAATAGCTATTAATGGTAATAACATACCTTGACTAAAACCAGAAATAGCTACAATACTAACTAATACCCAAAATCGAAAATTCGTATTTTTCTTTTTCATGATGTGTCTCCAATGTTTATTTTTAATAAG
Protein-coding sequences here:
- a CDS encoding MFS transporter, which produces MKKKNTNFRFWVLVSIVAISGFSQGMLLPLIAIIFENNGVSSFLNGLNATALYIGILLASPFMEQPLRKFGYKPIIILGGLLVIVSLALFPLWQSFWFWFFLRLAIGVGDHALHFATQTWITDFSPENRRGRNISLYGLFFGIGFALGPLMTPLVEINEAIPFIVSSLLCLIAWLFLFALKNELPEQDIGVNSFFDTLKRFSTAWKYAWVAFLPPLIYGFLEASLNGSFPVYALRIGLDVPSVSIILAAFAIGAIIFQLPLGMISDKFGRSIVLKTILFLGFISFTLASLLEHSFTALTICLFIAGMLVGSTFSLGITYMADLMPKNLLPTGNLMCGIFFSIGSLMGPSIGGLFIQYFYNISFFAIISGLFLITFITYISVGKNTVLAK